The DNA sequence CGTTGATCCAGGATTGGGATCAGGGACATGTGGTGAAGGTGGGAAAGACGTGAGAAGTGTGAAGTGAATTGGTCAGTAGGGGCGACCCCCTGTGGTCGCCCGATGACCTGGGCGGGCTGACCGCTGATAGCTGATAGCTTTTTTACAGGAGATTACCATGACAGAGCAGGAGATTTTGAAGGAACTGGAGAATTTCGATACGCCGTCTATTACAAATGTGGTGGCGACGTATCCGAGTAATCCGTTGTGTTTGGGGCTTTACAATCCGTGGGTTGAGAATTGGTACACGGATCAGACGATTAAGTGTATGTATCCAGAACTCGGCGCGCGGTGCGGGTATGCAGTGACGTGTACTTTTGGGTTGCCGGATGCGGGATTTAGCCGGTTGTCGTTTATGGATGTGTCCGAGGCACTGGATGCGTCGCCAAAGCCGACGATACTGGCGCTGGAGCAGAAGTTTCCGCCGGAGATTGCGGGTAAGGTGGGGCTTGCGGGCGGCAATATGACGACGACGATGAAAGCGTTGGGGTGCGTGGGGTGTGTGTCAAATGGACCGTCGAGGGATATCGATGAGATCCGTCCGATGG is a window from the Gemmatimonadota bacterium genome containing:
- a CDS encoding RraA family protein; the protein is MTEQEILKELENFDTPSITNVVATYPSNPLCLGLYNPWVENWYTDQTIKCMYPELGARCGYAVTCTFGLPDAGFSRLSFMDVSEALDASPKPTILALEQKFPPEIAGKVGLAGGNMTTTMKALGCVGCVSNGPSRDIDEIRPMEFQYLLTGISPGHGDQAVQAVNVPVSICGMDVAPGEIIHMDENGAVKFPADRMAEVLANVKELIAGEEALQERVKKATNIAELRAAYRGEEYGDDEEE